A single genomic interval of Halalkalibaculum roseum harbors:
- a CDS encoding sensor histidine kinase, which translates to MSLWLIASCQSVTDENSEAVLTSVDTVSAPEIITAGKFKVNTLDTLPSPHIIALSEQTPPIETTADFYVTMQNFNTDEGLALSSINDSYKDRAGNIWFGTSGNGVSMYNGKSFTNYSSAHGLIHNLISTIAEDCNGNIWFGTYGGASRYNGIVFENFTTEQGLINNDVRKIFIDSKENIWLATESGVSRYNPAAEDSTNRLFINFTTEDGLIEGSIFDIIEDKNGFLWFGGAGGVSIYDPKAENEGENPFVDFSKQIGLQNEVVYTLLEDKEGIIWYGTDYFLGRYDPTMEELPKKAYTHFTVSDGLAGNFVISSLEDRDDNLWFGTKSGLSKYDKSNGSFLNFTTEQGLADNQIESITEDDSGSLWFSTYGGGINKYDGSSVVEYSNEQGLPGKAIYAITEDNKGTLWFAPLDGGLVAYRRNDKDNYKGSFTNYTAEQGFIENTAYTSVTDQDGNLWFGTASGLFKYDGNRFTIYTTEQGLPDNYINALRIDRNGNLWIGTFDGGVSKFDGKSFTNFSTDQGLVHKTVWNFLEDNNGIIWIATRGGLSRFDGQQFMNFTTAQGLPDNKLSTIMQDSKGNIITAGWGGGVSIIKKHNVERLAQSDVDQITTNIFEHFSTAEGLANDIVYNVLEDPEKNLIIGTSYGFTILREGISSDSGKIAKNSIEIYNEKTGYPIKDVSHIYSLFEDSRGIVWAGTGNKLVRFDYSEVKRSDKAPQMFIQRVKINNESVSWRTLDHLRIKDEETGLTDNVVQPYVIDELLTFGRQLNVSERDTMVNRFSAVQFDGVSPFTGIPQNLALPYSKNNISFDFIGVETARPHLVRYRYRLDNDAKEWSPVTDKATASFGNIFEGSYTFLVQARSPAGVWSEPLRYSFTVLPPWYRSLYAYLFYVLVFMGGVYSVHRVQKARTIRNEREKTQQRELQQARKIEKAYQKLKAARKKEMAQSKEIEVAYHKMEVAHKNLQSAQEQLVQQEKLASLGQLTAGIAHEIKNPLNFVNNFSEVSVELIEEAKEEIKNRNSNGKTESLEILNLLDTIKLNVSKIYEHGRRADSIVKSMLEHSRGGSGKMEPTPLNSLVKEFVNLAFHGMRARKNSIKVDIELNLDESVGEVPLIGEDFSRVIINLCNNAFDAMREKTGVSNNGTCKKAEAYSPKLTVRTKRDPQNVIIEIEDNGPGISDELRDKIMQPFFTTKKGTEGTGLGLSITCDIIKAHGGSMSLDSKPGKTVFKINIAR; encoded by the coding sequence ATGAGTTTATGGTTGATTGCTTCCTGTCAATCAGTAACAGATGAAAATTCAGAAGCAGTTCTAACCTCTGTCGACACAGTTTCAGCCCCTGAAATTATCACTGCAGGAAAATTTAAGGTCAATACTCTCGATACCCTTCCTTCACCTCACATTATAGCGCTCTCAGAACAAACGCCGCCTATAGAGACCACTGCCGATTTTTATGTAACCATGCAAAACTTTAATACGGATGAGGGTCTGGCTTTGAGCAGTATTAACGACAGTTATAAGGATAGAGCCGGTAATATCTGGTTTGGTACCTCAGGCAACGGGGTGAGCATGTATAATGGCAAGTCGTTCACCAATTACTCCTCCGCTCACGGATTGATTCATAATTTAATATCAACCATAGCAGAGGATTGCAATGGAAATATCTGGTTTGGCACATATGGAGGAGCTAGCAGATATAACGGAATTGTATTTGAAAACTTCACGACGGAACAGGGTCTGATAAATAATGATGTCCGTAAAATATTTATAGACAGCAAAGAAAATATTTGGCTGGCCACCGAAAGCGGGGTAAGCAGGTACAACCCTGCCGCGGAAGACAGCACAAATAGGTTGTTTATCAACTTCACAACCGAGGACGGCTTAATTGAAGGTTCCATATTTGATATTATCGAAGATAAAAATGGATTTCTCTGGTTTGGAGGGGCCGGCGGTGTAAGCATATATGATCCCAAAGCAGAGAATGAGGGCGAAAACCCGTTTGTGGACTTTTCGAAGCAAATAGGACTTCAGAACGAAGTTGTATATACCCTGTTGGAAGATAAAGAGGGAATTATTTGGTATGGCACCGATTATTTCCTGGGAAGGTATGATCCCACAATGGAAGAACTGCCTAAAAAAGCGTATACCCATTTTACTGTTTCAGACGGTCTTGCAGGTAATTTTGTCATCAGCAGTTTGGAAGACCGCGATGACAACCTGTGGTTTGGTACCAAAAGCGGTCTTTCTAAATATGATAAGTCTAATGGCTCCTTCCTGAACTTTACCACGGAGCAAGGCCTTGCAGATAATCAAATTGAAAGCATTACGGAAGATGATTCGGGAAGTCTCTGGTTTAGCACCTATGGAGGCGGGATCAATAAGTATGACGGAAGCAGTGTGGTTGAATATTCCAACGAGCAGGGCCTGCCGGGTAAAGCCATCTATGCAATCACCGAAGATAATAAGGGCACCCTCTGGTTTGCACCGCTGGATGGTGGATTAGTAGCTTACCGAAGAAACGACAAGGATAATTATAAAGGATCCTTCACAAACTATACTGCCGAACAAGGTTTCATCGAGAATACGGCATATACCTCTGTCACGGATCAAGACGGGAACCTGTGGTTTGGTACCGCTTCGGGTTTGTTTAAGTATGACGGAAACCGGTTTACCATCTACACCACAGAGCAGGGCTTACCGGACAATTATATCAATGCGTTACGTATTGACCGAAATGGTAATCTATGGATCGGTACGTTTGACGGAGGAGTTAGCAAATTTGACGGGAAATCATTCACAAACTTCTCGACAGACCAAGGCCTGGTTCATAAAACAGTATGGAATTTTCTTGAGGATAACAACGGGATTATCTGGATAGCAACCCGGGGCGGATTAAGCAGGTTTGACGGCCAGCAGTTCATGAATTTTACCACAGCCCAGGGCCTGCCGGATAATAAGCTCTCTACCATAATGCAAGACTCAAAGGGGAACATAATTACAGCCGGCTGGGGCGGTGGCGTATCTATTATAAAAAAACATAATGTTGAAAGACTGGCGCAGTCTGATGTCGATCAAATCACAACTAATATTTTCGAACACTTTTCTACGGCCGAAGGATTGGCAAACGATATAGTATATAATGTACTGGAAGATCCCGAAAAGAACCTCATAATCGGCACCAGTTACGGCTTTACCATCCTTAGGGAAGGTATAAGTAGTGATAGTGGAAAAATTGCTAAAAACAGTATTGAAATTTATAACGAGAAAACCGGCTACCCCATAAAAGATGTAAGTCATATATATAGTCTGTTTGAAGACAGCCGTGGAATTGTTTGGGCCGGTACCGGGAATAAACTGGTACGGTTCGATTATAGCGAGGTAAAAAGAAGTGATAAAGCGCCGCAGATGTTCATCCAGCGTGTAAAAATAAATAATGAATCTGTCAGCTGGCGCACTCTCGATCATTTAAGGATAAAAGATGAGGAGACCGGACTAACTGATAATGTAGTTCAGCCTTATGTCATTGACGAGCTGCTGACATTTGGACGCCAGCTAAATGTGAGTGAGCGCGACACCATGGTGAACCGGTTCAGTGCAGTTCAATTTGACGGTGTAAGCCCTTTTACCGGAATACCTCAAAACCTCGCGCTTCCTTACAGTAAAAACAATATCAGTTTCGATTTTATCGGTGTGGAAACGGCGAGACCTCACCTGGTGCGTTACCGCTATAGACTGGATAATGACGCAAAAGAATGGTCGCCGGTTACCGATAAGGCAACAGCGAGCTTTGGAAATATATTTGAAGGAAGCTATACCTTCCTAGTACAAGCAAGAAGTCCTGCCGGTGTCTGGAGCGAGCCCCTGCGTTACAGCTTTACCGTATTACCTCCATGGTACCGTTCCTTGTATGCCTATTTATTTTATGTCCTGGTCTTCATGGGGGGAGTTTACTCGGTGCACCGCGTGCAGAAGGCACGTACCATTCGCAATGAAAGAGAAAAAACACAACAACGTGAACTGCAGCAGGCCCGAAAAATTGAAAAAGCCTACCAAAAATTAAAAGCAGCTCGCAAAAAGGAGATGGCCCAGAGCAAGGAAATAGAAGTAGCATATCACAAAATGGAGGTCGCCCATAAAAATCTTCAATCCGCCCAGGAGCAATTGGTGCAACAGGAAAAACTGGCCTCACTCGGACAGCTTACAGCGGGGATTGCTCATGAAATAAAAAATCCGCTGAATTTTGTGAATAATTTTTCAGAAGTAAGTGTAGAGTTAATTGAAGAGGCAAAAGAAGAAATCAAGAATCGAAACTCAAATGGCAAAACAGAGAGTTTAGAGATCCTGAACCTGCTGGATACTATTAAATTGAATGTGAGTAAGATTTATGAACACGGTAGGCGCGCCGATTCCATCGTGAAATCCATGCTGGAACACAGCCGCGGGGGAAGCGGGAAAATGGAACCGACACCGTTAAACAGCCTGGTGAAGGAGTTTGTAAACCTGGCCTTCCATGGCATGCGAGCTCGCAAGAATTCCATTAAAGTTGATATCGAGCTCAATCTGGATGAATCTGTTGGAGAAGTACCGCTAATTGGTGAAGACTTTTCACGGGTGATTATCAATCTGTGTAATAACGCCTTCGATGCGATGAGAGAAAAAACAGGTGTCAGCAATAATGGAACCTGCAAGAAGGCAGAAGCATATTCGCCCAAACTCACGGTCCGTACCAAAAGAGATCCTCAGAATGTGATCATTGAGATCGAAGATAACGGGCCCGGAATTTCCGATGAGCTGAGAGATAAGATAATGCAGCCGTTTTTCACTACGAAGAAAGGTACCGAAGGAACAGGACTCGGATTGTCTATAACCTGTGATATCATAAAAGCGCATGGCGGCAGCATGAGCCTGGATTCTAAGCCCGGGAAAACCGTATTCAAAATCAATATCGCGAGATAA